A window of the Pogona vitticeps strain Pit_001003342236 chromosome 4, PviZW2.1, whole genome shotgun sequence genome harbors these coding sequences:
- the DTD1 gene encoding D-aminoacyl-tRNA deacylase 1 encodes MKAIIQRVTRASVTVGGEQISSIGKGICVLLGISVEDTQKELEHMVRKILNLRVFEDESGKHWSKSVMDKQYEVLCVSQFTLQCILKGNKPDYHMAMPTEQAESFYNSFLEHLRKTYKPELVKDGKFGEYMQVHIQNDGPVTIELESSTAPIDSKQLAKLEKQQQRKEKSRMKVPSESSRERNIPRSKNDPSASSGAEGDVSSEREP; translated from the exons ATGAAGGCCATCATCCAGCGCGTCACTCGCGCCAGCGTGACAG TTGGAGGAGAGCAGATAAGTTCCATTGGAAAAGGAATTTGTGTGCTGTTGGGTATTTCGGTGGAAGACACTCAGAAAGAGCTTGAGCATAT GGTTCGAAAGATTTTAAACTTGCGTGTGTTTGAAGATGAAAGTGGGAAACATTGGTCTAAAAGTGTAATGGACAAGCAGTATGAAGTGCTGTGTGTCAGCCAATTTACTCTTCAGTGTATACTGAAAGGAAACAAGCCAGATTATCATATGGCCATGCCTACAGAGCAAGCAGAGTCTTTCTATAATAGCTTCCTAGAACATCTTCGTAAAACATACAAGCCAGAGCTTGTTAAAG ATGGCAAGTTTGGTGAGTACATGCAGGTACACATCCAGAATGATGGGCCTGTTACTATAGAACTGGAGTCTTCTACAGCTCCCATTGACTCGAAGCAG TTGGCAAAACTTGAGAAACAGCAACAGAGGAAAGAGAAGTCCAGAATGAAGGTTCCATCGGAGTCAAGCAGAGAAAGGAACATTCCTAGAAGTAAAAACGATCCTAGTGCAAGCAGTGGTGCTGAGGGGGACGTGTCTTCCGAAAGGGAACCttag
- the SCP2D1 gene encoding SCP2 sterol-binding domain-containing protein 1: protein MWKEKKKACLQTKISTSDETAVTENPENSSANGNGLQSDLIFEEMGRRISEAGNQLVNKVNAVFQWDIMNGGKIVAQWTLDLKTGSGEVYRGASRKPANTMFILSDHDFMELALGKIKPQKAFLVGKVKVKGNILLSHKLEMLLKEYMKL, encoded by the coding sequence atgtggaaagaaaaaaagaaagcttgcCTTCAGACAAAGATCAGTACATCTGATGAAACCGCTGTGACTGAAAATCCTGAAAATTCTTCAGCAAATGGCAATGGACTGCAAAGTGACCTGATATTTGAAGAAATGGGTCGCCGCATCAGTGAGGCTGGTAATCAACTTGTAAACAAGGTGAATGCTGTTTTTCAGTGGGACATCATGAATGGAGGGAAGATAGTGGCACAATGGACTCTAGACCTGAAGACTGGCTCTGGTGAGGTCTATCGAGGAGCTTCCCGCAAGCCTGCCAACACCATGTTCATTCTCTCTGATCATGACTTCATGGAGCTTGCTCTGGGCAAGATAAAACCACAGAAAGCTTTTCTGGTTGGCAAGGTGAAGGTGAAGGGCAATATTCTTCTCAGTCATAAACTGGAGATGCTTCTCAAAGAGTACATGAAGCTCTGA